One Lycium barbarum isolate Lr01 chromosome 5, ASM1917538v2, whole genome shotgun sequence genomic window carries:
- the LOC132639963 gene encoding calcium-dependent protein kinase SK5-like: MDSSSASQDPPKPKKSSLSTPPKHSWVLPYKTQSLDTVYTIGKKLGQGQFGTTYLCTEKSTGDLYACKTIPKKKLICKEDYEDVWREIQIMHHLSEHPNVVRIKGTYEDALYVHIVMELCAGGELFDRIVEKGLYSEKEAAKLIKTIVGVVEACHSLGVMHRDLKPENFLFLSSEEDAALKATDFGLSVFYKPGETFSDVVGSPYYVAPEVLCKHYGPESDVWSAGVILYILLSGVPPFWAETDMGIFRQILRGKLDFESEPWPGISDSAKDLLRKILDRNPKRRLTAHEVLCHPWIVDDSMTPDKPLDSAVLSRLKQFSAMNKLKKMALRVIAERLSEEEIGGLKELFKMLDTDNSGTITFEELKEGLRRVGSELMESEIKDLMDAADIDNNGTIDYGEFIAATVHLNKLEREENLVSAFAFFDKDGSGYITIEELEQACKEFGLSELNLDEIIKDIDQDNDGQIDYGEFSAMMRKGTGGGVGRRTIRNALNLGEALGLVQRGENV, from the exons ATGGATTCCTCCTCAGCTTCACAAGACCCTCCCAAGCCAAAGAAATCATCTTTATCAACCCCACCTAAGCATTCTTGGGTTCTTCCTTACAAAACCCAAAGCCTTGACACTGTTTACACTATAGGCAAAAAGTTGGGCCAAGGTCAGTTTGGAACTACCTATCTTTGTACTGAAAAATCCACTGGCGATCTTTATGCTTGCAAGACTATACCAAAGAAGAAGCTGATCTGTAAGGAAGATTACGAGGATGTTTGGAGAGAGATTCAGATAATGCACCATTTGTCTGAGCACCCAAATGTTGTAAGAATAAAGGGTACTTATGAAGATGCTTTATATGTGCATATAGTTATGGAACTTTGTGCTGGTGGGGAGCTCTTTGATAGGATTGTTGAAAAGGGGCTGTATAGTGAAAAAGAAGCAGCTAAGTTGATCAAAACAATTGTTGGGGTGGTCGAGGCTTGCCACTCATTAGGAGTCATGCATAGAGATCTCAAGCCAGAGAATTTCTTGTTTCTCAGTTCTGAAGAGGATGCTGCTCTCAAGGCCACTGATTTTGGCCTTTCTGTTTTCTACAAGCCAG GTGAAACATTTTCGGATGTTGTTGGAAGTCCTTACTACGTTGCCCCAGAGGTTTTATGCAAGCATTATGGACCTGAATCAGATGTATGGAGTGCAGGAGTTATCTTGTACATATTACTTAGTGGTGTTCCACCTTTTTGGGCAG AAACTGATATGGGAATCTTTCGTCAGATTCTGCGAGGCAAACTAGATTTTGAATCTGAACCCTGGCCTGGAATTTCAGATAGTGCAAAGGACTTGTTACGCAAAATTCTTGATAGAAATCCAAAGAGGAGGTTAACTGCCCATGAAGTTTTGT GCCATCCGTGGATCGTGGATGACTCAATGACCCCTGATAAACCTCTTGACTCTGCAGTTCTTTCACGCCTCAAGCAATTCTCAGCAATGAACAAACTAAAGAAAATGGCTTTGCGT GTGATTGCCGAACGGCTATCAGAAGAAGAAATTGGTGGCCTCAAGGAGCTATTCAAAATGTTAGACACAGACAATAGTGGAACGATAACTTTTGAGGAACTAAAAGAGGGATTGAGGCGAGTAGGTTCTGAACTAATGGAGTCTGAGATCAAGGATCTTATGGATGCG GCAGACATTGACAACAATGGAACAATAGACTATGGGGAGTTTATTGCTGCTACTGTTCATTTAAACAAACTGGAAAGAGAAGAGAATCTAGTATCAGCCTTCGCTTTCTTTGACAAAGATGGTAGTGGATACATAACTATCGAGGAACTTGAGCAAGCCTGCAAAGAATTTGGTCTAAGCGAGCTCAATCTTGATGAAATAATTAAAGACATTGATCAAGATAAT